In a genomic window of Roseiflexus castenholzii DSM 13941:
- the lon gene encoding endopeptidase La encodes MPEESPILFDFPINPESALIDGQGQERILPVVPLINTVLFPHMLTPLFVGRERSVAAIEEAMSGDRTILAVAQREPDIEDVGPADLYAVGVEAVIQRILKMPDGSISIVVQGQRRMRVVAYVQDRQVLHAQSIAIYENTEKTIAVEAMMRAVLSLFEKVVKLSRTLPDDAYIMAMNVSEPGWLADLIVSTLPLDVPRRQEILETLDVEERLRRLSIMLSQELDVLELESRIHTQVQKEVDRSQREFFLREQMKAIQRELGQTDPIQREMDELRERILAAAMPERAQAKALEELERMEMMPPASPEYSVLRTYLDWLIHLPWSQQTEDDTDLVRAAATLERNHYGLPRVKERILEFMAARMLAGSRLKSPIICFVGPPGVGKTSLGRSIAEALGRRFVRISLGGVHDEAEIRGHRRTYIGAMPGRIVKAMKDAGTINPVFMLDEIDKLGSDFRGDPASALLEVLDPEQNVAFTDHYLDLPYDLSRVLFITTANLLDPIPPALRDRMEVIHLPGYTEEEKLEIARRFLVPRQLEANGLASPEYVAQSAIALMKDPVALSKMPGTVLRFSDSALRQIIRGYTYEAGVRNLEREIGAICRKVARRLAEGRNYAHIIQASALNRYLGPPRYLYGLAEQQDEVGVATGMSWTANGGDVMAVEVSLMKGRGVLSLTGQLGEVMRESAQAALSFARANAEALGIKPKRFETTDIHIHVPVGAVPKDGPSAGITMATALISAFTGRPVRRDVAMTGEITLRGRVLPVGGIKEKVLGAHRAGILTIILPRRNAVDLEEVPAHVKRRLNFVYVDHMMEVIACALCEHGDRRVSAASTEGTPVNGSQP; translated from the coding sequence ATGCCAGAAGAATCGCCGATACTCTTCGACTTCCCGATCAACCCGGAGTCTGCGCTGATCGACGGCCAGGGGCAGGAGCGTATCCTCCCGGTTGTGCCGTTGATCAATACCGTGTTATTTCCGCATATGCTCACGCCTCTCTTCGTTGGGCGCGAGCGATCCGTGGCGGCCATCGAGGAGGCGATGAGTGGAGATCGCACAATTCTGGCAGTTGCACAGCGCGAACCGGATATCGAAGACGTCGGACCCGCCGATCTGTACGCCGTTGGCGTCGAGGCGGTAATTCAGCGGATTCTCAAGATGCCTGACGGTTCGATCTCAATCGTCGTCCAGGGGCAACGGCGCATGCGCGTTGTGGCATATGTGCAGGATCGTCAGGTGCTGCACGCGCAGAGCATCGCCATTTACGAGAACACCGAAAAGACGATCGCCGTCGAAGCCATGATGCGCGCAGTGCTCTCATTGTTCGAGAAAGTCGTCAAACTGTCGCGCACCCTGCCCGACGATGCCTATATTATGGCGATGAATGTCAGCGAACCGGGATGGCTGGCGGACCTGATCGTCTCGACATTGCCGCTCGATGTGCCGCGCCGCCAGGAGATATTGGAGACGCTCGACGTTGAGGAACGGCTGCGTCGCCTGTCGATCATGCTCTCGCAGGAGCTTGATGTCCTCGAACTCGAAAGTCGCATTCACACCCAGGTTCAGAAGGAAGTCGACCGGTCGCAGCGCGAGTTCTTCCTGCGCGAACAGATGAAAGCCATTCAACGCGAATTGGGGCAGACCGACCCGATCCAGCGCGAGATGGACGAACTGCGTGAGCGGATCCTGGCGGCGGCAATGCCTGAACGCGCGCAGGCAAAGGCGCTCGAAGAACTGGAGCGCATGGAGATGATGCCGCCAGCCTCGCCTGAATACAGCGTGCTGCGCACCTACCTCGACTGGCTGATCCATTTGCCCTGGAGTCAGCAGACCGAAGACGATACCGACCTGGTGCGCGCAGCCGCGACGCTCGAACGCAACCACTATGGTTTACCGCGCGTCAAGGAGCGCATTCTGGAGTTTATGGCAGCGCGGATGCTCGCCGGTTCGCGGCTCAAGTCGCCGATCATCTGTTTTGTCGGTCCTCCGGGTGTGGGAAAAACCTCACTCGGTCGCTCGATTGCCGAAGCACTGGGGCGACGCTTTGTGCGCATTTCGCTGGGAGGCGTCCACGACGAGGCGGAGATTCGCGGACACCGGCGCACCTATATCGGCGCAATGCCAGGGCGGATCGTCAAGGCGATGAAAGATGCCGGAACCATCAATCCGGTCTTTATGCTCGATGAGATCGATAAATTGGGCAGCGATTTTCGCGGCGATCCGGCATCGGCGCTGCTGGAAGTCCTCGACCCGGAGCAAAATGTCGCGTTTACCGACCATTACCTCGATCTGCCGTATGACCTGTCGCGCGTGCTCTTTATTACGACCGCCAACCTGCTTGATCCGATTCCGCCAGCGCTGCGCGATCGCATGGAAGTGATCCATTTGCCAGGATATACCGAGGAGGAGAAACTGGAAATTGCGCGCCGATTTTTAGTTCCGCGGCAACTGGAGGCGAACGGTCTTGCAAGCCCGGAGTACGTCGCGCAGAGCGCCATAGCCCTGATGAAGGACCCGGTGGCATTATCGAAGATGCCCGGAACGGTGTTGCGCTTCAGCGACAGTGCGCTGCGTCAGATCATCCGGGGGTATACGTATGAAGCGGGGGTGCGCAACCTCGAACGCGAAATTGGCGCGATCTGCCGCAAGGTAGCACGGCGCCTGGCGGAAGGTCGCAATTATGCCCATATTATTCAGGCGTCTGCGCTCAACCGTTATCTGGGTCCCCCGCGCTACCTCTACGGTCTTGCCGAGCAACAGGACGAGGTAGGAGTGGCAACCGGCATGAGCTGGACTGCCAACGGCGGCGATGTGATGGCCGTCGAGGTTTCACTAATGAAGGGACGCGGGGTGTTGTCGCTGACCGGACAACTCGGCGAGGTGATGCGCGAGTCGGCGCAGGCGGCGCTCTCGTTTGCGCGCGCCAATGCCGAAGCGCTCGGCATCAAGCCCAAACGTTTTGAGACGACTGATATTCACATTCATGTGCCGGTCGGCGCGGTTCCCAAGGATGGTCCGTCTGCCGGAATTACGATGGCAACGGCGCTGATTTCGGCGTTTACCGGTCGACCGGTGCGCCGCGATGTGGCGATGACCGGCGAAATCACCCTTCGCGGACGGGTATTGCCGGTCGGCGGGATCAAGGAAAAGGTGCTTGGCGCTCACCGCGCTGGCATTCTCACCATTATTCTGCCACGACGCAACGCCGTGGATCTCGAAGAAGTTCCGGCGCACGTGAAACGCCGGTTGAACTTCGTCTATGTCGATCATATGATGGAAGTCATCGCCTGCGCGCTGTGTGAGCATGGCGACAGGCGCGTGTCCGCCGCGTCCACCGAGGGAACACCGGTCAACGGATCACAACCCTGA
- a CDS encoding methyl-accepting chemotaxis protein, with translation MLSIFSPARSLSIRLGLFTIATALMAMIALTLLTNRVATENAIATAQREIDAQTLNGIERIEMYLQDRRSGVALTAQLPLVRLMLANQDDPEARERGQSVINAVQSTFNYDSMSLLNVAGQTLISTNPTLPGQDRSQRPEVISAQRGALGMSDATTDPNDDQVYLHFTAPVYGSNNQMIGIVDGRVRLDEIHRLVALDANRSGTGSYSVIVDAHGIRLSVPNFPHLLFHPSAPLAPTVAQKMIDARRFGDNTATLLQQASSMPEVLESIDLLNRHVDESRFFTGTLNSGEEGESVIRKLRSVDWYYIHRVPIEQFYSVVRSQTGYALLITAIAASLAIAVTLWFVNNSLRRPLLQLIETASVIAGGDLRKRLHMQRRDEIGILAHTFDAMADALEARINEAQAAQAEAQRLQRIEAEGRASLERSVAEYLAFVQRVANGDLSQSLHIDRGDALGQLGEGLNHMVESLRAMGRRSQEAASAIAAAAAQILATTTQQASAANEQSTAVAQTMAALDEVRAIARQTADQADHIARDAQAALTVAQQGIAVVEETVQSMTDIRRRVEGIAQTILSLADQAQAISAITSVVSELADQSNLLALNAAIEAARAGEHGRSFSIVAQQVRDLAERSKQATVQVRSILGDIQKSTNTAVVVTEEGAKRVDSGSQLVSQAGDVIHRIAGEVETGAQVNVQMAASARQATAGLDQIGQALTSIQKAASETLASTRQAERAAQDLNTLAQSLQQMVAVYRLA, from the coding sequence ATGCTGAGCATCTTTTCCCCTGCTCGTTCCCTGAGCATCCGATTGGGGCTGTTCACCATTGCCACTGCGCTGATGGCAATGATAGCGCTGACCCTGTTGACCAACCGGGTTGCCACCGAAAACGCCATTGCGACGGCGCAGCGCGAGATTGATGCTCAGACCCTCAATGGCATCGAGCGCATCGAGATGTATCTCCAGGATCGGCGATCCGGCGTGGCGCTGACAGCGCAGCTGCCACTCGTGCGTCTCATGCTTGCGAATCAGGATGACCCCGAAGCGCGCGAGCGAGGACAATCCGTGATCAACGCCGTCCAGAGCACCTTCAACTACGACTCCATGTCGCTGCTGAATGTCGCCGGACAGACACTGATTAGCACCAATCCGACACTGCCTGGACAGGATCGCAGTCAGCGACCGGAAGTCATCAGTGCGCAGCGCGGTGCGTTGGGGATGTCGGATGCAACGACCGATCCGAATGACGATCAAGTCTATCTCCATTTCACGGCGCCCGTGTATGGATCGAACAATCAGATGATCGGCATTGTCGATGGTCGTGTTCGGCTCGATGAGATTCACCGCCTGGTGGCGCTTGACGCGAATCGCAGCGGCACGGGCAGTTATAGCGTGATTGTGGACGCTCATGGCATTCGTCTCTCAGTCCCGAACTTTCCGCATCTGCTCTTTCACCCATCGGCGCCGCTGGCGCCAACAGTTGCGCAGAAAATGATCGACGCCCGTCGTTTTGGCGACAACACGGCCACACTGCTGCAACAAGCCTCTTCGATGCCCGAAGTTCTCGAAAGTATCGATCTCCTGAACCGACACGTCGACGAGAGTCGCTTTTTCACCGGCACGCTCAATTCCGGCGAGGAGGGGGAATCGGTCATCCGCAAATTGCGCTCGGTAGACTGGTACTACATCCATCGTGTGCCGATTGAACAGTTCTACAGCGTGGTGCGCAGTCAAACCGGTTATGCCCTGCTGATCACCGCCATTGCTGCATCTCTCGCCATTGCGGTCACGCTCTGGTTTGTGAACAACTCCCTGCGCCGACCATTGCTCCAACTGATCGAGACCGCGAGCGTCATTGCGGGAGGCGATCTGCGCAAGCGTCTCCACATGCAACGGCGCGACGAAATCGGTATTCTTGCCCACACTTTCGACGCCATGGCGGATGCGCTGGAAGCGCGCATCAACGAAGCGCAGGCTGCGCAGGCGGAAGCGCAGCGCCTCCAGCGCATCGAAGCCGAAGGACGCGCATCGCTCGAACGGAGCGTCGCCGAATACCTGGCGTTTGTGCAGCGTGTGGCGAACGGCGACCTCTCACAGTCGCTCCACATTGATCGCGGTGACGCTCTGGGTCAGTTAGGCGAAGGTCTCAACCATATGGTCGAAAGCCTGCGTGCTATGGGGCGGCGATCGCAAGAGGCTGCCAGCGCCATCGCCGCCGCTGCTGCGCAAATCCTGGCGACGACCACGCAACAGGCATCGGCAGCCAACGAACAATCAACCGCTGTTGCCCAAACCATGGCGGCGCTTGATGAGGTGCGCGCGATTGCGCGGCAAACCGCCGACCAGGCGGACCATATCGCGCGTGATGCTCAGGCAGCGCTTACGGTCGCCCAACAGGGGATCGCAGTCGTCGAAGAAACGGTGCAGAGCATGACCGACATTCGCCGGAGGGTCGAAGGCATTGCGCAAACCATTCTGTCGCTTGCCGATCAGGCACAGGCGATCAGCGCCATTACCAGCGTTGTCTCTGAACTCGCCGATCAATCGAACCTGCTTGCCCTCAACGCTGCCATCGAAGCGGCGCGCGCCGGCGAGCATGGAAGAAGTTTCTCAATTGTCGCCCAACAGGTGCGCGATCTGGCAGAACGCAGCAAGCAGGCGACGGTGCAGGTTCGTTCCATCCTGGGAGACATTCAAAAGTCAACCAATACCGCTGTGGTGGTGACCGAAGAAGGCGCGAAACGTGTGGATTCCGGCAGTCAACTGGTGAGTCAGGCAGGTGATGTGATCCATCGTATTGCTGGCGAAGTCGAGACCGGCGCGCAGGTCAATGTGCAGATGGCTGCCAGCGCCCGGCAGGCAACCGCCGGACTTGACCAGATCGGGCAGGCGCTGACGTCCATCCAGAAGGCGGCAAGCGAGACGCTGGCAAGCACGCGCCAGGCTGAGCGTGCTGCGCAAGACCTGAACACGCTGGCGCAATCGCTTCAGCAGATGGTGGCGGTATATCGCCTGGCATGA
- a CDS encoding aminoglycoside phosphotransferase family protein, with amino-acid sequence MVSINVHSSHLAAFRRAIIELYGEAGSIWLAQLPSLLEILAESWSLTILPPFPNLTYHYVAPAIRDHDEPVILKVGVPNPELTAEIEVLRWYDGRGCARLIATDEARGALLIERLLPGTPLRDLEPDDSTILIAAEIMRHIWRPAPAEHPFPTTTAWGKGFVRMRRAFDGGSGPFPSALTDAAERLYAELDASSASSVVLHGDLHQENVLTAQRAPWLAIDPKGVVGEPAYEVGALLRNPPSWRTPAELERLMARRIDLLAETLGFERERIAGWGLAQAVLSAWWSYEDHGHGWDEAIACAEALYRWSLL; translated from the coding sequence ATGGTGTCGATCAACGTGCATTCGTCACATCTTGCTGCCTTCAGGCGCGCCATCATCGAACTCTACGGCGAGGCGGGCAGCATATGGCTGGCACAGTTGCCATCGCTCCTCGAAATCCTTGCAGAGTCCTGGTCGTTGACCATTCTGCCGCCCTTCCCCAACCTGACGTACCATTACGTTGCGCCGGCAATCCGAGACCACGACGAGCCGGTGATTCTGAAGGTTGGCGTCCCGAACCCGGAGTTGACCGCAGAGATTGAGGTCCTCCGGTGGTACGACGGGCGCGGCTGCGCCCGATTGATCGCAACCGATGAAGCGCGCGGCGCACTGCTGATTGAGCGCCTGCTGCCAGGAACGCCATTACGTGATCTTGAACCGGATGACAGCACGATCCTCATCGCTGCTGAGATTATGCGACACATCTGGCGCCCGGCGCCCGCCGAACATCCATTCCCGACAACTACGGCATGGGGCAAAGGGTTTGTGCGTATGCGCCGCGCCTTCGACGGCGGCAGCGGTCCGTTTCCGTCGGCGCTGACGGACGCAGCGGAGCGGTTGTACGCCGAACTCGACGCCTCGAGCGCCTCATCGGTGGTACTGCACGGTGATCTCCATCAGGAGAATGTGCTGACGGCGCAACGCGCCCCCTGGCTGGCAATCGACCCGAAAGGCGTGGTTGGCGAACCGGCATATGAGGTGGGAGCGCTGCTGCGCAACCCGCCGTCCTGGCGCACACCGGCTGAACTTGAGCGTCTTATGGCGCGGCGGATCGATCTGCTCGCAGAAACGCTCGGTTTCGAGCGCGAGCGGATCGCCGGCTGGGGCCTGGCGCAGGCTGTCCTGTCCGCCTGGTGGTCGTATGAAGATCATGGGCATGGCTGGGATGAAGCGATTGCGTGCGCCGAAGCGCTCTATCGCTGGAGTCTGCTATGA
- a CDS encoding PIG-L deacetylase family protein — MADERLRVLIFGAHPDDVDFTAGGTAALYARQGHEVLCVSVTNGDAGHQTEAGAYLARRRRAEAEAAGRIIGVRYITLDNHDGELMPTLENRRQIIRLIRQFKPDLIMSPRPNDYHPDHRYTAQLIQDASYMVTVPNVCADTPHLDAMPVIVYVSDTFQKPYPFTAEVVVAIDEVIDLKFAMLHAHTSQMYEWLPYNQGVLHEVPAGDAERLAWLRRRLDGRMRQDADRFRSLLIDLYGAERGRSVVYAEAFEGCEYGTRLTPENLHRLFPFFPERR; from the coding sequence ATGGCAGACGAACGATTGCGTGTGCTCATCTTTGGCGCGCATCCCGATGATGTGGATTTCACGGCTGGAGGAACGGCGGCGCTCTATGCCCGTCAGGGGCACGAGGTGCTCTGCGTCTCAGTCACAAACGGCGATGCCGGGCATCAGACCGAAGCCGGAGCGTACCTGGCGCGCCGCCGCCGCGCCGAAGCCGAGGCAGCCGGGCGCATCATCGGTGTGCGGTATATCACGCTTGATAACCACGACGGCGAACTGATGCCGACGCTCGAAAATCGCCGTCAGATCATTCGTCTGATCCGCCAGTTCAAGCCCGACCTGATCATGTCACCGCGCCCCAACGATTACCATCCAGATCATCGCTACACTGCACAGTTGATCCAGGACGCTTCGTATATGGTGACCGTTCCAAATGTCTGCGCCGATACGCCGCACCTCGATGCAATGCCGGTGATTGTATACGTCAGCGATACGTTCCAGAAGCCGTATCCTTTCACTGCCGAGGTGGTGGTTGCCATCGACGAAGTGATCGACCTGAAGTTTGCGATGCTGCACGCGCACACGTCGCAGATGTACGAGTGGTTACCGTACAATCAGGGTGTTCTGCACGAGGTGCCGGCAGGAGATGCCGAACGCCTCGCCTGGCTGCGTCGTCGTCTCGATGGACGGATGCGGCAGGATGCCGACCGATTCCGCAGCCTGCTCATCGACCTGTACGGCGCTGAACGCGGGCGCAGTGTCGTTTACGCCGAGGCATTCGAGGGGTGCGAATATGGCACGCGGCTGACGCCGGAGAACCTGCACCGCCTCTTTCCGTTCTTCCCGGAGCGGCGCTGA
- a CDS encoding Uma2 family endonuclease, protein MTTSPTIETPAEATHPVPPLMSGDRLSRAEFERRYHAAPDTLRAELVEGVVYVTSPIRYRQHGRPHAMIIVWLGAYAAATPGVELADSATVRLDLENEVQPDALLRLEGGGSKVGDDDYLEGAPELVVEIAASSAAYDLYDKKRAYARNGVREYVVVQIYERRIDWFVLRNAEYVTLPPTDGVLRSEVFPGLWLAVDAFWANDLARMLAVAREGLATAEHAAFLARLAGSNDS, encoded by the coding sequence ATGACCACCTCCCCCACAATCGAAACGCCTGCCGAAGCGACCCATCCGGTTCCGCCGCTCATGTCGGGCGACCGGCTCTCGCGCGCAGAGTTCGAGCGGCGCTATCACGCCGCCCCCGACACGCTGCGCGCCGAACTGGTCGAAGGAGTGGTCTACGTGACTTCCCCCATTCGCTATCGTCAGCATGGTCGTCCGCACGCAATGATTATTGTCTGGCTGGGTGCATACGCGGCTGCAACGCCGGGGGTCGAACTCGCCGACAGCGCCACGGTGCGGCTCGACCTGGAGAACGAAGTGCAGCCCGATGCGCTGCTGCGGTTGGAGGGCGGCGGTTCGAAGGTCGGCGACGACGATTACCTGGAAGGTGCGCCAGAGTTGGTCGTCGAGATTGCTGCCAGCAGCGCCGCGTATGACCTGTACGACAAGAAACGCGCGTATGCGCGCAATGGTGTGCGCGAATATGTAGTCGTGCAGATCTACGAGCGGCGGATCGACTGGTTTGTGCTGCGCAACGCGGAATATGTGACGCTGCCGCCGACCGACGGCGTGCTGCGCAGCGAGGTCTTCCCCGGCTTGTGGCTGGCGGTTGACGCATTCTGGGCAAACGACCTGGCGCGGATGCTGGCAGTAGCGCGCGAGGGTCTGGCAACCGCCGAACACGCCGCGTTCCTGGCGCGCCTTGCCGGCTCCAACGACTCTTGA
- a CDS encoding immune inhibitor A domain-containing protein, with protein MNRFPARPLPTLPGALALLVIALLSACAGAVPSLPPSHLPVIASPTVAPSVTPSSVPVASIRPTASIVPVTAPIDELTTIAAAVPAPRDQRAISAAFHGGDIPYVARTMPLDVRIGATETFWVADVSNNVNYTVTAQLRYAGPVVLMYIDTTLDVPQHLIEQSAQVFEERIYPRNRLLFGEERIPGVDGDARLTILNTRIRGAGGYFSSADGVTRAVNRFSNEREMFVIDAVAFPPGSETYNATLAHEFQHMIHWHRQPRSPTWFNEGLSMLAEDLNGLGDNGAALAYLRNPDTQLTTWAPGSGVTRHYGAAQLFMRYLYEQYAGDSRPADWIDADAGNNVHVLANLAAYRRPDIVTFADLFADWAVANALNDPYVDDGRYAYRGIPTRAATMRLEPGTTSATVRQFGVDYMGPLDGPLAIDFDGADTVQLVGVLPAEGRFAWWSNRGDESVSTLTRHLDLRSVSRATLTFRLWHELERDYDYAFVTVSNDGGTHWQTLPGITTRADDPQGHNMGYGFTGVSGAPDVALGGVRGRWIDERIDLTPFVGQDVLLRFWVISDAAINGPGMLIDDIRVPEIGFADGAETDDGGWDAIGFVRTSGILPQRWVVRLLLFDSDETRVIIPEIDNQGRISLRVAAGQRAILLVSGATHFTTEPASYRVNLYQP; from the coding sequence ATGAATCGTTTCCCCGCCCGACCGTTGCCGACCCTGCCCGGCGCTCTTGCACTGCTCGTGATTGCACTCCTGTCTGCCTGCGCCGGCGCCGTGCCGTCATTGCCCCCTTCCCATCTTCCTGTGATTGCGTCGCCGACGGTTGCGCCGTCTGTCACTCCGTCATCCGTGCCTGTCGCTTCTATCCGCCCCACCGCATCTATCGTGCCCGTTACCGCTCCCATCGACGAACTGACGACGATTGCCGCTGCCGTCCCTGCTCCTCGTGATCAGCGCGCGATCAGTGCGGCGTTCCATGGCGGCGACATCCCCTATGTGGCCCGGACGATGCCGCTCGACGTTCGGATTGGCGCAACCGAGACCTTCTGGGTGGCTGATGTCTCGAACAATGTGAACTATACTGTCACAGCACAACTGCGTTACGCCGGTCCGGTTGTGTTGATGTATATTGATACGACGCTCGATGTCCCGCAACATCTGATCGAGCAGTCGGCGCAGGTCTTCGAGGAACGGATCTACCCGCGTAATCGCTTGTTGTTCGGTGAGGAACGCATCCCCGGCGTCGATGGCGACGCGCGACTGACGATTCTCAATACCCGCATTCGCGGAGCAGGCGGGTATTTTTCGTCAGCCGATGGCGTGACGCGCGCGGTCAATCGTTTCAGCAACGAGCGTGAGATGTTCGTCATCGACGCAGTCGCCTTCCCTCCCGGCAGCGAGACCTACAACGCAACGCTGGCGCATGAGTTTCAGCATATGATCCACTGGCACCGTCAGCCACGCAGCCCAACATGGTTTAACGAAGGTCTCTCGATGCTCGCCGAGGACCTGAATGGATTGGGCGACAATGGCGCGGCATTGGCGTATCTCCGCAATCCCGACACGCAACTGACGACGTGGGCGCCGGGAAGCGGCGTTACGCGCCACTACGGTGCAGCGCAACTCTTCATGCGCTATCTGTATGAACAGTATGCTGGCGACAGTCGCCCCGCCGACTGGATCGACGCTGATGCGGGCAACAATGTGCATGTTCTGGCAAATCTCGCCGCTTACCGTCGCCCCGATATTGTCACCTTCGCGGATCTGTTTGCCGATTGGGCAGTCGCCAATGCCTTGAATGATCCATATGTGGACGATGGACGCTATGCGTATCGTGGCATTCCGACGCGCGCCGCAACGATGCGCCTTGAACCGGGAACAACCTCCGCTACAGTGCGTCAGTTTGGAGTGGATTACATGGGTCCGCTCGACGGTCCGCTGGCAATCGATTTCGATGGCGCCGATACGGTGCAGTTGGTTGGAGTGTTGCCGGCCGAAGGGCGCTTCGCCTGGTGGAGCAATCGCGGCGATGAAAGCGTCTCGACACTGACGCGACACCTCGATCTGCGCAGTGTGTCGCGCGCAACGCTCACGTTTCGTCTCTGGCACGAACTTGAGCGCGACTACGACTATGCCTTCGTCACCGTCTCCAACGACGGCGGTACGCACTGGCAGACGCTCCCCGGCATCACCACTCGTGCCGACGATCCGCAGGGGCACAACATGGGGTACGGATTCACCGGCGTCAGCGGCGCGCCGGATGTCGCCCTCGGCGGCGTGCGCGGACGCTGGATCGACGAGCGCATCGACCTGACGCCGTTCGTCGGTCAGGACGTTCTGCTGCGCTTCTGGGTCATCTCCGATGCGGCGATCAACGGTCCTGGCATGCTGATCGATGATATTCGAGTTCCGGAGATTGGCTTCGCCGATGGCGCCGAAACCGATGACGGCGGATGGGACGCGATAGGGTTCGTGCGCACATCCGGCATTCTTCCGCAACGCTGGGTCGTGCGGTTGCTGTTGTTCGACAGCGATGAAACGCGGGTGATCATTCCAGAGATCGATAATCAGGGGCGCATCAGCCTCCGGGTCGCTGCCGGGCAGCGCGCAATACTGCTGGTTAGCGGCGCGACTCATTTCACGACTGAACCGGCTTCGTACCGAGTCAATCTGTATCAACCGTGA
- a CDS encoding ComEC/Rec2 family competence protein: MTLIVLALAWMVGIFLADALRLPLWHLVAGSVGGGIAAIVLRHHPRLRLFFLAICVAAAGGARLAAAEIPVLPHSIRLLNESGEVQIRGIVVEDPRRLADGQRVVMVADSVRVGNAWKPAEGLALVTLPRYPERFYGDRLELTGALTTPRAAARPGEFDYRVYLARRGIFSLMKPEQSRLIASNQGHPLMTALLWFRDQARRTLLRELPEPQAALAVGILLGLQSSIPDDVLEHFSAAGASHILVISGWNITIISAALYSLADGLKLERRKAFWSILITIWVYTLFVGATPTVIRAAVMGSIVVIGQRLDRPAHAWTTLFAACWAMTLWNPQTLWDMGFQLSALATASLFAYGKGTEALLMRTPLRVGWLDWAREALTATLAAQILALPLILYAFGNLSLIAPLANVAMLPMVPSAMLFGAIALVGGMIWLPLGQWLALPAYLFLAGLTEGARLFGQLPWAAVQLPPFPLWLLLAYYAIVVGAWLWNASVTVET, encoded by the coding sequence ATGACCCTGATCGTGCTTGCTCTTGCCTGGATGGTCGGCATCTTTCTTGCCGATGCCCTGCGCTTGCCACTCTGGCATCTGGTCGCCGGCAGCGTCGGGGGGGGCATTGCTGCAATCGTGCTGCGCCATCATCCGCGCTTGCGGCTGTTCTTCCTTGCGATATGTGTGGCAGCGGCTGGCGGCGCGCGTCTGGCAGCCGCAGAGATTCCGGTGTTGCCCCACAGCATCCGGCTGCTGAACGAGAGCGGCGAAGTACAGATTCGTGGCATCGTTGTCGAGGACCCACGTCGTCTTGCCGATGGGCAGCGCGTGGTGATGGTTGCTGACAGTGTGCGTGTCGGGAACGCCTGGAAGCCGGCCGAAGGACTGGCGCTGGTCACGTTGCCACGCTACCCGGAGCGGTTCTATGGTGATCGATTGGAACTGACCGGTGCGCTGACGACGCCGCGCGCAGCGGCGCGCCCCGGCGAATTCGACTACCGGGTCTATCTGGCGCGGCGCGGTATTTTCTCACTGATGAAACCCGAACAATCACGCCTGATTGCGTCGAATCAGGGGCATCCGCTGATGACGGCGCTGCTCTGGTTCCGTGATCAGGCGCGCCGGACGCTGCTGCGCGAACTTCCCGAACCGCAGGCGGCGCTGGCGGTCGGGATTCTGCTGGGGTTGCAATCGTCGATCCCGGATGATGTGCTGGAGCACTTCAGCGCCGCCGGCGCCTCGCACATCCTCGTCATTTCCGGCTGGAACATCACGATCATCAGCGCAGCGCTCTACAGCCTGGCGGATGGGCTGAAACTGGAGCGGCGCAAAGCCTTCTGGTCCATTCTGATCACCATCTGGGTGTATACGCTGTTTGTCGGCGCAACACCAACGGTCATTCGCGCAGCAGTGATGGGCAGCATTGTGGTCATCGGACAGCGCCTGGATCGCCCGGCGCACGCCTGGACAACCCTCTTCGCGGCGTGTTGGGCGATGACGTTGTGGAATCCGCAGACGCTATGGGATATGGGGTTCCAACTGAGCGCGCTGGCGACGGCATCGCTGTTTGCGTATGGCAAGGGAACCGAGGCGCTGTTGATGCGCACACCGCTGCGCGTGGGTTGGCTCGATTGGGCGCGCGAGGCGCTCACAGCAACGCTGGCGGCGCAGATCCTGGCGCTCCCGCTCATTCTCTACGCTTTTGGCAATCTGTCGTTGATCGCACCACTGGCGAATGTGGCAATGTTGCCGATGGTTCCATCGGCCATGTTGTTCGGCGCGATTGCCCTGGTTGGCGGGATGATCTGGCTGCCGCTGGGACAGTGGCTGGCGCTGCCGGCGTATCTGTTCCTTGCCGGGCTGACGGAGGGAGCGCGTCTGTTCGGGCAGTTGCCATGGGCGGCGGTGCAGTTGCCGCCGTTTCCGCTCTGGCTCCTCCTGGCATACTATGCCATTGTCGTAGGGGCATGGCTGTGGAATGCGAGCGTGACGGTCGAGACCTGA